In one Microaerobacter geothermalis genomic region, the following are encoded:
- a CDS encoding amino acid ABC transporter permease, producing the protein MRWEIIIQYQEMFIRGIGFTILFTSVGIFFGTILGLLFGMGRLSKNWLFTYPSRAYITLFRGTPLFVQILIIHYAAIPSVWELIYPGSVPPSAIFSGFVALSLNAGAYIAEIFRAGIQSIDRGQMEAARSLGMTHGQAMRHIILPQAFKRMIPPLGNEFIALLKDSSLLAIIAAPELAYTGSTVAKSTFARWESYLTMAAAYLTLTVVISRFVSFLEKKYSTD; encoded by the coding sequence ATGAGATGGGAAATTATTATTCAGTATCAGGAAATGTTTATTAGAGGGATCGGATTTACCATCCTTTTTACCAGCGTGGGAATATTTTTTGGAACCATATTGGGATTGCTTTTTGGAATGGGAAGATTATCTAAAAACTGGTTATTCACGTATCCTTCCAGAGCATATATTACTCTTTTCCGCGGAACCCCTCTTTTTGTTCAAATACTGATCATTCATTACGCAGCCATTCCATCGGTGTGGGAGCTGATTTATCCTGGATCTGTTCCTCCGTCTGCCATCTTTTCTGGATTTGTTGCTCTTTCCTTAAATGCAGGCGCTTACATTGCGGAAATTTTCCGTGCCGGAATTCAATCCATTGATAGGGGGCAGATGGAAGCGGCCCGGTCCCTAGGGATGACCCATGGGCAGGCCATGAGGCATATTATTTTGCCCCAAGCCTTTAAGCGGATGATTCCTCCCTTAGGGAATGAATTTATTGCCTTGCTTAAGGATTCTTCCTTGTTGGCAATTATTGCTGCTCCGGAGCTCGCATATACCGGGTCAACCGTTGCAAAATCCACCTTTGCCCGCTGGGAGTCATACTTAACCATGGCGGCGGCTTATTTAACCCTCACCGTGGTTATTTCCAGATTTGTCAGCTTCCTTGAAAAAAAATATAGCACCGATTAA
- a CDS encoding DNA endonuclease, producing the protein MTKNEIKKYIRDHFPNTPTEIIAKKLGLSIHQVRKIASQLKIKKDTHYLKELQKNLVSSRRKWYLKQIPVLKPTFIQEQIIFGSLLGDGGLTKGTKRSRHCSYKEHFSPNQLPYRKWKQKILSSLGFHFTHYNHLRSYSHPYFSKLYRSFYKDNLKIVPRELLPLMTHPIFLATLYMDDGSLILSHRPKNRQNIIYVHPTIVLYTLNFSKGENEMLANHLNETFKTKFVLSKHPHGNHYILKLNKVQEVEHFLSIVKPYVSQIPEFLYKYDLKYRLKKEQEKINSTFSETVQLQLSSSTRKRPYTNKEIKVMTTMKKEGYTDQEIADQLNRTYWSIVYKFADLRKSVKNNDFLKKS; encoded by the coding sequence ATGACAAAAAATGAAATTAAAAAATATATTCGGGACCATTTTCCTAATACACCAACAGAAATAATTGCGAAAAAATTGGGGCTCTCCATTCATCAGGTTCGAAAGATAGCTTCTCAACTAAAAATCAAAAAAGATACTCATTATTTAAAAGAATTACAAAAAAATCTGGTTTCTAGCCGTCGAAAATGGTATTTAAAGCAAATACCAGTATTGAAGCCCACTTTTATTCAAGAGCAAATCATTTTTGGAAGTCTATTGGGTGACGGAGGATTAACAAAAGGAACTAAAAGAAGCCGCCATTGCAGCTATAAAGAACATTTTTCTCCCAATCAGTTACCCTATCGCAAGTGGAAACAGAAAATCTTATCCTCACTTGGTTTTCATTTTACCCATTACAATCATCTCCGATCATATTCCCATCCATATTTTTCAAAACTATATCGTTCATTTTATAAGGACAATCTAAAAATTGTGCCTAGAGAATTGTTACCATTAATGACTCATCCCATTTTCCTGGCCACACTTTATATGGATGACGGAAGCCTCATACTTAGTCATAGACCAAAAAATCGCCAAAATATCATTTATGTTCATCCCACTATTGTCCTGTATACTTTAAACTTCAGCAAGGGAGAAAATGAAATGCTCGCGAATCATCTTAACGAGACATTCAAAACGAAATTCGTCCTTTCAAAACATCCTCATGGTAATCATTACATACTAAAATTAAATAAAGTTCAAGAAGTCGAACATTTCTTATCCATTGTAAAACCCTATGTATCTCAAATTCCTGAATTTCTCTATAAGTATGATCTTAAATACCGCCTTAAAAAGGAACAAGAAAAAATTAACTCTACTTTTAGTGAAACAGTCCAATTACAATTGAGTTCGTCTACCAGAAAAAGACCGTATACTAACAAAGAGATTAAGGTGATGACAACCATGAAAAAGGAAGGTTATACTGACCAAGAAATTGCAGATCAATTAAACCGAACTTATTGGTCTATTGTTTATAAGTTTGCCGATTTGAGAAAGTCTGTTAAGAATAATGATTTCCTTAAAAAAAGTTGA
- a CDS encoding basic amino acid ABC transporter substrate-binding protein → MRNSKLMVLFILLLGLAVIAIGCGTAKEEAKPAESQKAEGQEQQPAQGPAAEKKVYKVGTDAAYPPFELQGPDGKPVGFDMDIIKAIAEVQGIELDIQHTGWDGLFEGIDKGRVDIGISAITITEDRKQTYDFSDPYFEAYQLIMVPKDSPVEKLADLQGLKIGVQAATTGAIVVEEAFGKTYEGLQAYDDTPAAVEDLLTGRVNAVVADNAVMQDYLKTKPGVADNYKLIKDDSFETEYYGMMVKKGNQEVLDVFNEGLKKIKENGTYDKIYNQYFGEK, encoded by the coding sequence ATGAGGAACAGTAAACTGATGGTGCTTTTTATTCTGCTTCTCGGATTGGCCGTGATCGCCATCGGATGCGGAACAGCGAAAGAGGAAGCAAAACCTGCTGAATCACAAAAAGCAGAAGGACAAGAGCAGCAGCCAGCCCAAGGGCCTGCAGCTGAAAAGAAAGTGTACAAGGTAGGAACAGATGCCGCTTATCCGCCATTTGAACTTCAAGGTCCAGATGGGAAGCCTGTGGGTTTTGACATGGACATCATTAAAGCGATTGCTGAAGTACAAGGTATCGAACTTGATATTCAGCATACCGGATGGGATGGATTATTCGAAGGAATTGATAAGGGTCGTGTAGATATCGGTATCTCTGCCATCACCATTACAGAGGATCGCAAGCAGACCTATGACTTCTCTGATCCCTATTTTGAAGCCTATCAATTGATCATGGTGCCAAAGGATTCTCCCGTAGAGAAATTGGCAGATTTGCAGGGGTTGAAAATAGGTGTTCAGGCCGCTACTACCGGTGCAATTGTTGTAGAAGAGGCGTTTGGAAAAACTTATGAAGGCCTTCAAGCCTATGATGATACGCCAGCAGCGGTAGAGGATTTGCTAACCGGACGTGTCAATGCCGTAGTAGCAGATAATGCGGTTATGCAGGATTATCTGAAAACGAAGCCAGGTGTAGCCGACAACTACAAGCTGATTAAGGATGACAGCTTTGAGACCGAGTATTACGGCATGATGGTCAAAAAAGGAAACCAAGAAGTATTGGATGTATTCAATGAAGGGTTAAAGAAAATTAAAGAAAATGGCACTTATGACAAGATTTACAATCAATACTTCGGAGAAAAGTAA
- the hpf gene encoding ribosome hibernation-promoting factor, HPF/YfiA family, with protein MKYNIRGENLEVTPALREYVEKKVGRLEKYFDTPPNSDVYVTLRVERDEHDVEVTIPMPRLTLRAEESSGDMYASIDLVVEKLERQIRKHKTKINRKFRQDGSLKVLFKIDSPESSEDLTTDDGIPIVRTKRFNLKPMDAEEAVLQMDMLGHSFFVFSNADNNKVNVVYRRKDGKYGLIEPE; from the coding sequence ATGAAGTACAACATTCGTGGTGAAAATTTAGAGGTGACCCCAGCCTTGCGGGAATACGTAGAGAAAAAAGTAGGGCGCTTAGAAAAGTACTTTGACACCCCTCCAAACAGCGATGTATATGTGACATTAAGGGTTGAAAGGGATGAGCATGATGTGGAGGTAACCATCCCGATGCCTAGACTCACCCTAAGAGCTGAGGAGTCCAGCGGTGATATGTATGCTTCCATTGACCTGGTGGTGGAGAAGCTGGAGCGTCAAATTCGAAAACACAAAACAAAAATAAATCGCAAATTCCGTCAGGATGGCAGTTTAAAAGTACTATTTAAAATAGATTCTCCTGAGTCGAGCGAGGATCTCACGACAGATGATGGAATTCCCATTGTAAGAACCAAGCGGTTTAACCTGAAACCGATGGATGCAGAGGAAGCTGTTTTACAGATGGATATGTTAGGTCATAGCTTCTTTGTATTTTCTAATGCAGACAATAATAAAGTAAATGTGGTTTATCGCAGAAAAGACGGAAAGTATGGGCTTATTGAGCCGGAGTGA
- a CDS encoding flagellin N-terminal helical domain-containing protein, which yields MRINNNIMAMNTYRQLTNNTFNTSKSLEKLSSGLRINRAGDDAAGLAISEKMRGQIRGLEQANRNAQDGISLIQTAEGALNETQAILQRMRELAVQAANDTNTADDRAEIQKEIDQLTQEIDRIGNATEFNTKKLLNGSATVSANISDSDGTDSSELVIVGGTGDTQAGASITIDDINAATAASDVTTATFANASTTLSGPSVLTINGTQFSFDSTNTVQNVLDTINNAGIGVTATFTDGAGITISSNNVGSAASFTVSTATGDFVGIGSATGTDASLTAGYTGFTQYTAKGDVITIQDGSAKGLSFKLASGGDLDPTNDTTITVANNGGLFMQIGANEDQNMYVSISDMRSAALGVSGIDVSTQSNANSAITTIDDAIKTVSSERSKLGAYQNRLEKTINNLSTSAENLTAAESRIRDADLAKEMMAFTKNNILQQAAQAMLAQLLVA from the coding sequence ATGAGAATTAACAACAACATCATGGCTATGAACACCTATCGGCAATTGACAAACAACACATTTAACACTTCCAAGTCATTGGAAAAATTGTCTTCTGGTCTCCGTATCAACCGTGCTGGGGACGATGCAGCGGGACTAGCCATCTCCGAAAAAATGCGAGGTCAGATTCGGGGGTTAGAGCAAGCAAATCGAAATGCTCAGGATGGTATTTCACTAATTCAAACAGCTGAAGGCGCATTAAATGAAACACAAGCTATTTTACAACGTATGCGAGAATTAGCCGTTCAAGCGGCAAACGATACAAATACAGCTGATGATCGGGCTGAAATACAAAAAGAAATTGATCAGCTAACCCAGGAAATTGACCGAATTGGAAATGCCACTGAATTTAACACTAAAAAATTGTTAAATGGTAGTGCAACGGTTAGTGCTAATATTAGTGACTCAGATGGTACAGATTCTTCCGAATTAGTTATTGTAGGGGGTACCGGCGATACACAAGCTGGAGCATCAATTACAATTGATGATATTAATGCTGCAACGGCAGCTTCAGATGTCACTACAGCAACTTTTGCTAATGCATCAACCACTTTAAGTGGCCCATCTGTACTTACAATTAATGGAACTCAATTTAGTTTTGATAGTACTAACACGGTGCAGAATGTATTAGACACAATTAATAATGCCGGAATTGGAGTAACAGCTACGTTTACTGATGGTGCCGGAATTACAATTTCCTCCAATAACGTCGGTAGTGCAGCTTCATTTACAGTATCAACAGCGACTGGTGATTTTGTTGGTATAGGTTCTGCTACTGGAACAGATGCTTCTTTAACAGCTGGTTATACTGGTTTTACTCAATATACTGCTAAGGGCGATGTTATTACCATTCAGGATGGTAGTGCGAAAGGGTTGTCATTTAAGTTAGCAAGTGGTGGTGATTTAGATCCTACTAACGATACAACTATTACAGTAGCAAATAACGGCGGCTTGTTTATGCAAATAGGTGCTAATGAAGATCAAAATATGTATGTAAGTATTAGTGATATGCGTTCTGCTGCTCTTGGGGTTAGCGGAATAGATGTTTCTACTCAATCCAATGCGAATAGTGCGATTACTACAATTGATGATGCAATTAAAACAGTATCTAGTGAACGTTCTAAACTTGGTGCTTACCAAAACCGTTTGGAAAAGACAATTAATAACCTGAGTACTTCTGCTGAAAACTTAACTGCAGCTGAGTCTCGTATCCGTGATGCCGATCTGGCAAAAGAAATGATGGCATTTACCAAAAACAACATTTTACAGCAAGCTGCACAAGCCATGTTGGCTCAACTTCTTGTTGCATAA
- a CDS encoding flagellar protein FliT: MEMDFSREKRVLQDYQQLLTLTLQLKEAVRQNDYDVLENLFSRRKEMMNKIDHLQKQINLSHLSHTFLHEKQLILKKIMAHDQQLKKLLEEKKNEASKQLKKIKQGKQLPKAYGPVPYQTDGIFFDKKK; this comes from the coding sequence ATGGAAATGGATTTTTCAAGAGAAAAGCGGGTATTGCAGGATTACCAACAATTGCTGACCCTTACTCTACAATTAAAAGAAGCCGTTCGTCAGAACGATTATGATGTGTTGGAGAACCTTTTTTCAAGAAGAAAAGAGATGATGAATAAAATTGATCATCTGCAAAAGCAGATCAACCTGTCCCATTTATCTCACACTTTTCTCCATGAGAAGCAGTTGATATTAAAAAAGATCATGGCACATGATCAGCAGTTAAAAAAACTGCTGGAAGAGAAGAAAAACGAAGCGTCCAAACAACTTAAAAAGATTAAGCAAGGGAAGCAGCTGCCAAAGGCGTATGGGCCTGTTCCTTATCAAACGGACGGCATATTCTTTGATAAGAAAAAGTAA
- the fliW gene encoding flagellar assembly protein FliW, which produces MLIQTSMFGEMTIEENDIILFPEGIPGFLEEKQFVIIPISEESPFLVLQSITSKEVTFVMINPFLFYPNYDITLPESAVSLLRLKKPEEALVYSIVVVKQPLNQSTVNLQAPIIIHPSEKLGKQVVLNDPRYQVKTPLILPQRKVSNG; this is translated from the coding sequence ATGCTCATACAAACCTCCATGTTTGGGGAAATGACGATTGAGGAAAATGATATTATCCTTTTTCCCGAAGGGATCCCAGGTTTTTTGGAAGAAAAGCAGTTTGTGATCATTCCCATTTCTGAAGAGAGCCCTTTTTTGGTATTACAGTCTATAACCAGCAAGGAAGTCACTTTTGTGATGATCAACCCCTTTCTTTTTTATCCGAATTATGATATTACCCTGCCGGAATCTGCAGTAAGTCTGTTAAGGCTTAAGAAACCCGAAGAGGCCCTTGTTTACTCGATTGTTGTTGTAAAACAGCCCCTAAACCAATCCACGGTTAATCTTCAGGCACCCATTATCATTCATCCGTCTGAAAAATTGGGAAAACAAGTGGTGCTTAATGATCCCCGTTATCAGGTAAAAACTCCGCTTATCCTGCCCCAGCGCAAAGTTTCCAATGGATAG
- a CDS encoding flagellar hook-associated protein 2 — protein MINDLRFSGLASGIDTESIVQKLMNAERIPLDKMEQKKQTLEWQRDAYREMNTSLLELRNMAFDMKLQSTYLSKSASSSNETIVKATASSSAVDGVHTVEVQKIARGVSATSTAALGSNLDANGNIDTSSLSNQFGITGTVAFTLNGVAFSYDTSTKTIYDVVNDINNYKDANGNGLGVKVSYDKNLDRFFLNSTGTGSSAQINLQDTTGTLFGTTLKIDFTADSDGDPSKLTLTGQDAQIVYNGASFTMSTNQFTINGINFDLQSEAPGTTVNLNVSSNTEQVFDKIVEFIGKYNEVIDKINTKLSEEKYRDYPPLTEKQKEEMSEKQIELWEEKAKSGLLRSDTILSNALAQFRNDFANSVTGLPSDMDSMFDIGFKTGSYDQKGKIIIDEDKLRQALTDNPEKVMNLFTQTHDTDQSQRGIAARLYESIKDAMDKITDKAGSSNSYSTVDQSVLGKALDRLENDMNEFEDRLIEIENRYWRQFTAMERAISQYNSQAGWLMQQFGGGAQS, from the coding sequence ATGATCAATGACCTTCGCTTTTCCGGACTCGCTTCGGGAATTGATACTGAGTCAATCGTACAGAAATTAATGAATGCTGAACGAATCCCCTTGGATAAAATGGAGCAGAAAAAACAAACCCTGGAGTGGCAGCGTGATGCGTATCGGGAAATGAATACATCCCTCTTGGAATTGAGAAACATGGCCTTTGATATGAAACTTCAATCCACTTACCTGAGTAAATCGGCAAGCTCCTCAAATGAGACGATTGTAAAAGCCACAGCCAGCTCCAGTGCAGTGGACGGGGTTCATACCGTTGAGGTACAAAAGATAGCAAGGGGGGTTTCGGCAACCAGTACGGCTGCCCTTGGATCTAATCTAGATGCAAACGGAAATATAGATACTTCCTCATTAAGCAATCAATTTGGCATCACAGGCACCGTAGCGTTTACCCTGAACGGTGTTGCGTTTTCCTATGACACATCCACAAAAACGATCTATGATGTTGTGAATGATATAAACAATTATAAGGATGCCAATGGAAATGGATTGGGCGTAAAAGTGTCTTATGACAAAAATTTGGACCGCTTTTTTCTAAACTCAACCGGAACGGGTTCATCAGCGCAAATCAATCTTCAAGATACAACGGGAACATTATTTGGAACCACATTAAAGATTGATTTTACCGCTGATTCTGATGGAGACCCTAGCAAACTTACACTAACTGGACAAGATGCTCAAATCGTATATAATGGGGCAAGCTTCACGATGTCAACCAATCAATTTACGATCAATGGAATTAATTTTGATCTGCAAAGTGAAGCTCCTGGAACAACGGTTAACTTAAATGTTTCAAGCAATACGGAACAGGTTTTTGACAAAATCGTTGAATTTATTGGGAAATATAATGAAGTGATCGACAAAATCAATACCAAGCTTTCTGAAGAGAAATATCGGGACTATCCTCCTTTAACGGAAAAGCAAAAGGAAGAGATGTCCGAAAAACAAATTGAGCTATGGGAAGAAAAGGCCAAAAGCGGGTTATTACGAAGTGACACCATCCTTTCCAATGCCCTGGCTCAATTTAGAAATGATTTTGCCAACAGTGTAACGGGATTGCCATCAGACATGGACAGTATGTTTGACATTGGTTTTAAGACCGGTTCCTACGACCAGAAAGGGAAAATCATTATTGATGAAGATAAGCTGCGACAAGCATTGACTGATAATCCTGAGAAAGTGATGAATTTGTTTACCCAGACCCATGATACAGACCAAAGTCAGCGAGGAATAGCAGCCCGGCTTTATGAAAGTATAAAAGATGCGATGGACAAAATTACCGATAAGGCAGGCAGCAGCAACAGTTATTCTACCGTAGACCAAAGCGTTCTCGGAAAAGCATTGGATCGATTAGAGAATGATATGAATGAATTTGAAGACCGTTTAATTGAAATCGAAAACCGCTATTGGAGGCAGTTTACCGCCATGGAAAGGGCGATCAGTCAGTATAATTCCCAAGCAGGTTGGCTGATGCAGCAATTCGGTGGTGGAGCACAATCATAG
- the flaG gene encoding flagellar protein FlaG: MDIPKINSSSSGIKIEPIDTEVQIKGDINHNPSTSNQVEDEAQYAKVSLSKTDAQKVVDGLNKVLEASSQTHLKFQLHEKLNEYYVTIVDDRTNQVIREIPPKKLLDIVANIQEALGLLVDKKI, from the coding sequence ATGGATATCCCAAAGATTAATTCTTCATCCTCTGGTATTAAAATTGAACCGATAGATACGGAGGTTCAAATCAAAGGCGATATTAATCACAACCCTTCAACATCTAATCAAGTTGAGGATGAAGCTCAATATGCCAAAGTTTCTTTAAGCAAAACGGATGCTCAAAAAGTAGTGGATGGATTAAACAAAGTACTAGAAGCATCTTCTCAAACCCATCTTAAGTTTCAACTTCACGAGAAACTAAATGAATACTATGTGACCATCGTGGATGACCGAACTAATCAAGTAATCCGGGAAATTCCGCCCAAAAAGCTATTGGATATCGTGGCCAATATCCAGGAGGCCTTGGGGCTTTTAGTAGATAAAAAGATTTAG
- a CDS encoding cold shock domain-containing protein, translated as MQGKVKWFNAEKGYGFIEREEGGDVFVHYSAINSEGFKSLEEGQAVEFDIVEGPRGPQAANVTKL; from the coding sequence ATGCAAGGAAAAGTAAAATGGTTCAACGCGGAAAAAGGTTATGGATTTATTGAGCGCGAAGAAGGCGGCGATGTATTTGTACATTATTCAGCGATCAATTCTGAAGGTTTCAAATCTTTGGAAGAAGGTCAAGCCGTAGAATTTGATATCGTTGAAGGACCTCGTGGACCTCAAGCGGCCAACGTTACAAAGCTATAA
- the csrA gene encoding carbon storage regulator CsrA codes for MLVLTRKSKESIMIGSDIEVTILSIEGDQVKLGISAPKEIDIHRKEIYLTIQNENQLALTQLSKQQLNQILSHLNDAGERNEER; via the coding sequence ATGCTTGTATTGACCAGAAAAAGCAAAGAATCCATTATGATTGGAAGTGACATTGAGGTTACGATTCTTTCAATAGAAGGAGATCAGGTGAAGCTGGGGATATCCGCTCCTAAGGAGATTGATATTCATCGAAAGGAAATTTATCTCACGATCCAAAATGAGAATCAATTAGCCTTAACACAGTTATCTAAGCAGCAATTGAATCAAATATTGTCCCATTTGAATGACGCGGGAGAAAGAAATGAAGAAAGGTGA
- the fliS gene encoding flagellar export chaperone FliS yields the protein MAVNNPYQTYQNNQVTTSTPAELTLMLYNGAIRFIKQTKLAIDEGKMDKANEYNIRAQDIITELMITLNMDYEISHQLLPLYDYMKNRLIEANLKKDKEILTEVEGFVVELRDTWSQAMKLAKQQG from the coding sequence ATGGCTGTAAATAACCCTTACCAGACTTACCAAAACAATCAGGTCACTACATCAACTCCAGCTGAGCTGACGCTAATGTTATACAATGGGGCCATTCGTTTTATTAAGCAGACGAAATTGGCGATTGACGAAGGAAAAATGGATAAAGCCAATGAATACAATATTCGGGCTCAGGATATTATTACCGAATTGATGATCACCTTAAATATGGATTATGAGATCTCCCATCAACTATTGCCATTATATGACTACATGAAAAATCGGTTGATAGAAGCCAATCTTAAAAAGGACAAAGAAATTTTAACAGAAGTTGAAGGTTTTGTGGTTGAATTAAGGGATACCTGGTCCCAGGCGATGAAGCTGGCGAAACAGCAGGGATAA